From the genome of Deinococcus sp. AJ005, one region includes:
- a CDS encoding Ig-like domain-containing protein, translating into MKPLNIALLLTTALSLAACGGGGTPTPDPADTTAPSVVSITPASGATGVAKDANIVVTFSEKMNQAATQAAYQSTDLPAASVTFSWNAGGTALTINPNADLAYTALGKTYSFSLSTTATDIAGNALPATNSNFKTFKQITTTLSSTPALDGRVRSDGEVVTNDGSLYIGDSATVGNATYRSYLSFDLAGLPAALTSANILAANLTVNQYAVAGSPYTDLDVGASDLMLDHVNYGTSLTAADFDPTVYSNQGDIISSPTLGNYTKSVLSALKDDRTNSRVRSQYRLRFAKLTDGDGNADIAYLRSGDSATDKPSLVVTYLIP; encoded by the coding sequence ATGAAACCACTGAATATTGCTTTGCTGCTGACCACTGCCCTGAGCCTCGCCGCCTGCGGAGGTGGAGGAACCCCCACACCAGACCCAGCAGATACCACCGCGCCCAGCGTCGTGTCCATCACGCCTGCCAGTGGGGCCACCGGGGTTGCCAAGGACGCCAATATCGTGGTGACCTTCAGTGAGAAAATGAATCAGGCGGCCACGCAGGCGGCCTACCAGTCCACCGATCTGCCCGCCGCGAGTGTGACTTTTAGCTGGAACGCTGGCGGTACGGCGCTCACCATCAATCCCAATGCGGACCTCGCCTACACCGCTCTGGGGAAGACGTACAGCTTCAGCCTCAGCACCACGGCCACAGACATCGCGGGCAATGCCCTGCCCGCCACTAACAGCAACTTTAAGACTTTCAAGCAGATCACCACGACCCTGAGCAGCACGCCAGCGCTGGATGGCCGGGTGCGTTCAGACGGAGAGGTGGTGACCAACGACGGCTCCCTGTATATCGGCGACAGCGCCACAGTTGGAAATGCCACCTACCGCAGCTATCTGAGCTTCGACCTGGCTGGCCTACCCGCTGCCCTGACCAGCGCCAACATTCTGGCCGCGAACCTGACCGTCAACCAGTACGCGGTGGCTGGCAGTCCGTATACCGACCTGGATGTGGGGGCCAGCGATTTGATGCTGGATCATGTGAATTACGGCACCTCACTGACCGCCGCCGACTTCGATCCTACGGTGTACAGCAACCAGGGTGACATCATCAGCAGCCCCACTCTCGGCAACTACACCAAGTCTGTCCTGAGTGCCCTCAAGGATGACCGAACCAACAGCCGCGTCCGCTCGCAGTACCGCCTGCGCTTCGCCAAGCTGACCGATGGGGACGGCAACGCCGACATCGCTTACCTGAGATCGGGCGACAGCGCCACCGACAAGCCCAGTCTGGTGGTCACCTACCTGATTCCATAA
- the rapZ gene encoding RNase adapter RapZ: protein MPFIVVSGLSGSGKSTVLRTLEDAGFFTTDNLPPELWGAMHDLAEARGLKRVAISTDARTRDFLGALESSYMRLSRRREDLRVLFLEATADVLLKRYNLTRREHPLGDMLMVDFARERELLAPLRSIADTVIDTTDLSAKELAERVLGLYRLERDFHLRLVSFGFKHSPPRDVDLVLDVRTLPNPFYDPELRPRTGLEKDVADYVFQNEDAQAFYAELRGFVRTAAERAKASGRHGYTVGIGCTGGQHRAVAVTDRLAGDLKDLNVEVADHRDMKLEAG from the coding sequence ATGCCGTTTATCGTGGTTTCGGGATTGTCAGGCAGTGGCAAGAGTACGGTTCTGCGCACGCTGGAGGACGCGGGCTTCTTTACCACCGACAACCTGCCGCCCGAGCTGTGGGGGGCCATGCACGATCTGGCCGAGGCGCGCGGCCTCAAGCGGGTGGCCATCAGCACCGACGCGCGCACCCGCGATTTCCTGGGGGCGCTGGAATCCAGTTACATGCGGCTGTCACGCCGCCGTGAGGACCTGCGGGTACTGTTTCTGGAGGCCACGGCGGACGTGCTGCTCAAGCGTTACAACCTGACCCGCCGCGAACACCCGCTGGGCGATATGCTGATGGTGGATTTTGCCCGCGAGCGTGAACTGCTTGCGCCACTGCGCTCGATTGCCGACACGGTGATCGACACCACCGATCTGAGTGCCAAGGAACTGGCCGAGCGGGTGCTGGGGCTGTACCGCCTGGAACGCGATTTTCACCTGCGGCTGGTGTCCTTCGGCTTCAAGCATTCGCCGCCGCGCGACGTGGATCTGGTGCTGGACGTGCGGACCCTGCCCAATCCTTTCTATGACCCGGAGCTGCGGCCCCGCACAGGTCTTGAAAAGGACGTGGCCGACTACGTGTTCCAGAACGAGGACGCGCAGGCGTTCTACGCCGAATTGCGCGGCTTCGTCCGCACCGCCGCCGAACGGGCGAAGGCCAGCGGGCGGCATGGATACACAGTTGGCATCGGCTGCACGGGCGGGCAGCACCGCGCCGTGGCTGTGACGGACCGGCTGGCAGGTGACCTGAAAGACCTGAACGTGGAGGTGGCCGATCACCGCGATATGAAGCTGGAGGCGGGCTGA
- the yvcK gene encoding uridine diphosphate-N-acetylglucosamine-binding protein YvcK translates to MSDPPLLDDQRLGERSPATLGRASAVRRRAVRGGQYASRRARVWLAPGMGVKRWLILFMVCTLVGAVGFLHFTWTGPLHFVATRWILYLNTLTDPGLVPLHVTGMVVMALALIGAFFSIAMLNRSILRGTGTVPGTALDLIYERRNLSRGPRIVAVGGGTGLSNLLSGLRAYTAHTTAIVTVSDNGGSSGRLRESLDMIAPGDLTDCYAALSDSPVMARLLLHRFTRGDGLKGHTFGNLMLATLSEEEGGLAVAMKDIHEVLRIRGQVFPATTAPATLVAHLEDGGVIRGESQFAESVGHARIRQVSLDPPDLPALPPVLDAIRDAEQLVLGPGSLFTSIIPALLVPEIARAVRESVAPLIYVSSLMTEPGETDGLSLEDHVRAITRHLGRTPDCVLVNNASLPPEVVQRYAEAGAHLLNLDGASRDLSDCAVVLPLLQPGQARHDPVALAQALLTQTPRRRFQN, encoded by the coding sequence ATGAGTGATCCGCCCCTGCTGGACGACCAACGGCTGGGCGAGCGGTCTCCAGCCACTCTGGGCCGGGCCAGTGCCGTGCGGCGGCGGGCGGTGCGGGGTGGGCAGTACGCCAGCCGCCGCGCCCGCGTGTGGCTCGCGCCGGGTATGGGCGTCAAGCGCTGGTTGATCCTGTTCATGGTCTGCACGCTGGTGGGGGCGGTGGGTTTCCTCCATTTCACCTGGACCGGGCCGCTGCATTTCGTCGCCACCCGCTGGATTCTGTACCTGAATACGCTGACCGATCCAGGACTGGTGCCGCTGCATGTCACCGGTATGGTGGTCATGGCACTGGCACTGATCGGGGCGTTTTTCAGCATCGCCATGCTCAACCGTTCCATCCTGCGCGGCACGGGTACAGTTCCTGGCACGGCGCTGGACCTGATCTACGAGCGGCGCAACCTGTCACGCGGCCCCCGGATCGTGGCAGTGGGCGGAGGCACGGGTCTGTCCAACCTGCTGAGTGGCCTGCGTGCCTATACCGCTCATACCACCGCCATCGTGACCGTTTCCGACAACGGCGGCAGCAGCGGACGTCTGCGCGAATCGCTGGACATGATCGCCCCCGGTGACCTGACCGACTGCTACGCGGCCCTCAGCGACAGCCCGGTGATGGCGCGGCTGCTCCTGCACCGCTTCACGCGCGGCGACGGCCTCAAGGGCCACACCTTCGGCAATTTGATGCTGGCCACCCTCAGCGAGGAGGAAGGCGGGCTTGCGGTGGCCATGAAGGACATCCACGAGGTACTGCGGATTCGCGGACAGGTCTTTCCGGCCACCACCGCGCCCGCCACCCTGGTGGCCCACCTGGAGGACGGCGGCGTGATCCGGGGCGAGAGCCAGTTTGCCGAATCGGTGGGTCACGCGCGCATCCGGCAGGTCAGCCTCGATCCGCCGGATCTGCCCGCGCTGCCCCCAGTGCTGGATGCCATCCGCGACGCCGAGCAACTGGTGCTGGGGCCGGGAAGCCTGTTTACCAGTATCATTCCCGCTCTGCTGGTCCCCGAAATTGCCCGCGCCGTGCGCGAATCGGTGGCTCCCCTGATCTACGTATCCAGCCTGATGACTGAACCCGGCGAGACCGATGGCCTGAGCCTGGAAGACCACGTGCGCGCCATCACCCGCCACCTGGGCCGCACCCCCGATTGCGTGCTGGTCAACAACGCCAGCCTGCCCCCCGAAGTCGTGCAGCGCTACGCGGAGGCGGGCGCGCATCTGCTCAACCTGGATGGGGCCAGCCGTGACCTGAGCGACTGTGCCGTGGTGCTGCCGCTGTTGCAACCCGGACAGGCCCGCCATGATCCGGTGGCGCTGGCCCAGGCACTATTGACCCAGACCCCACGTCGCCGCTTCCAGAACTGA
- a CDS encoding glutamate-5-semialdehyde dehydrogenase: MTALQDTAMGIREMGVRAKAAGRVLRSLPTARKVEALRAIAAELRAREDGIVRANAQDVLAAQEAGLPEHMIARLRLDAAALRTVAADVEAVSRLPDPVGETTGAQTQPSGIQVSQRRVPLGVLGVIYESRPNVTVDVAALALMSGNAVILRGGKETVHSNAALEEAIRAALKAQNLPTDAVQVIHDPARERMRELLRLDDLVDAIIPRGGAGLHRYCVENATVPVIVGGIGVVHIYLDASFTRDPADVRRAAEIIVNAKVQKPSACNALDTLLIDRDALAALPDIARALLENGVEVRADAEAWSALQNAGIAVMPATDTDYGTEFLALTVSLKVVSGLEEALDFIATHGNHTDVILTRDDAQAERFIQDVDSAAVIVNASPRFNDGGQLGLGAEVAISTQKLHARGPMGLRELTTTKWVVVGEGQGRS, encoded by the coding sequence ATGACAGCGCTGCAAGACACGGCAATGGGAATCCGCGAGATGGGCGTGCGGGCAAAAGCGGCGGGCCGGGTGCTGCGTTCCCTGCCCACAGCGCGCAAGGTAGAGGCGTTGCGCGCCATCGCTGCCGAACTGCGTGCCCGTGAAGACGGAATCGTGCGGGCCAACGCCCAGGATGTGCTGGCCGCGCAGGAAGCTGGTCTGCCCGAACACATGATCGCCCGCCTGCGTCTGGACGCCGCCGCGCTGAGAACGGTGGCCGCCGATGTGGAGGCCGTCTCGCGGCTGCCCGATCCGGTGGGGGAGACCACGGGGGCGCAGACCCAGCCCAGCGGGATTCAGGTCTCACAGAGGCGAGTGCCGCTGGGCGTGCTGGGGGTCATCTACGAATCGCGTCCCAACGTCACCGTGGATGTGGCTGCATTGGCGCTGATGAGTGGTAACGCAGTGATCCTGCGCGGCGGCAAGGAAACCGTTCACAGCAACGCGGCCCTGGAAGAGGCGATTCGCGCGGCTCTGAAAGCCCAGAACCTCCCTACCGACGCCGTGCAGGTCATCCACGATCCGGCCCGCGAGCGCATGCGCGAACTCCTGCGCCTGGACGATCTGGTGGACGCCATCATCCCGCGCGGCGGGGCCGGGCTGCACCGCTACTGTGTCGAGAACGCTACCGTCCCCGTGATCGTGGGCGGCATCGGCGTGGTTCATATCTATCTGGACGCCAGCTTCACCCGTGACCCGGCAGACGTGAGGCGGGCTGCCGAGATTATCGTGAATGCCAAAGTTCAGAAGCCCAGCGCCTGCAATGCTCTGGACACATTGTTGATTGATCGGGACGCTCTGGCTGCCTTGCCCGACATCGCCCGCGCGTTGCTGGAAAACGGCGTGGAAGTGCGCGCCGATGCCGAGGCGTGGAGCGCGTTGCAGAACGCGGGGATCGCCGTGATGCCTGCTACCGATACCGACTACGGCACCGAATTCCTGGCCTTGACCGTCAGCCTCAAAGTCGTATCTGGACTGGAGGAAGCGCTGGACTTCATTGCCACCCACGGCAACCACACCGACGTGATTTTGACACGCGACGACGCGCAGGCCGAGCGTTTTATTCAGGACGTGGACAGTGCCGCCGTGATTGTCAACGCCAGCCCCCGTTTCAATGACGGCGGGCAACTGGGATTGGGCGCGGAAGTCGCCATCAGCACGCAGAAGCTGCACGCGCGGGGGCCGATGGGCTTGAGGGAACTGACCACGACGAAATGGGTGGTGGTGGGGGAAGGGCAGGGCAGGAGCTAG
- the dxs gene encoding 1-deoxy-D-xylulose-5-phosphate synthase: protein MKKADGMDLDHRLTPLLDRIYGPDDLKKLSRDQLPALSQELRDEIVRVCSVGGLHLASSLGATDLIVALHYVLNSPRDRILFDVGHQAYAHKMLTGRRDQMATVKKEGGLSGFTKVSESEHDAITVGHASTSLANALGMAMARDALGQDYKVAAVIGDGSLTGGMALAALNTIGDLRRKMLIVLNDNEMSISENVGAINKFMRGLQVQKWFQEGEGAGKKAVQSLSKPLADFMSRAKSSTRHFFDPASVNPFAMMGVRYVGPVDGHNVQELVWLMERLVDLDGPTILHVVTRKGKGLSYAEADPIYWHGPGKFDPDTGDFKASNAYSWSAAFGDAVTELAKRDPRTFVITPAMREGSGLVGYSKVHPHRYLDVGIAEDVAVTTAAGMALQGLRPIVAIYSTFLQRAYDQVLHDVAIENLNVTFAIDRAGIVGADGSTHNGVFDLSYLRSIPNVRIGLPKDANELRGMLKYAQEHAGPFAIRYPRGNTARVPEGTWPELEWGTWERVKDGSDAVILAGGKALEYAQAAAGDLPGVGVVNARFVKPLDLNMLRELAGSARTIITVEDNTLVGGFGSAVLEALNSMGLSVPVRTLGIPDEFQDHATTESVHARAGIDAQAIRTVLAELGVDVPLGV, encoded by the coding sequence ATGAAGAAGGCTGACGGGATGGATCTTGACCACAGGCTCACACCGCTGCTGGACCGGATTTACGGCCCTGATGACCTCAAGAAGCTCTCGCGTGATCAGTTGCCCGCGCTGAGCCAGGAACTGCGCGACGAGATCGTGCGGGTCTGCTCGGTGGGCGGGCTGCATCTGGCGTCCTCGCTGGGGGCCACCGATCTGATCGTGGCGCTGCATTACGTGCTGAACAGCCCGCGTGACCGGATTCTCTTCGACGTGGGCCATCAGGCGTACGCCCACAAGATGTTGACCGGACGGCGCGATCAGATGGCCACCGTCAAAAAGGAAGGCGGCCTGAGCGGCTTCACCAAGGTCAGCGAGTCCGAGCATGACGCGATCACGGTGGGCCACGCCAGCACCAGTCTCGCCAACGCGCTGGGCATGGCGATGGCGCGCGACGCGCTGGGCCAGGATTACAAGGTGGCCGCCGTGATTGGTGACGGTTCGTTGACCGGCGGCATGGCACTGGCCGCCCTGAACACCATCGGCGATCTGCGCCGTAAGATGCTGATCGTCCTGAACGACAATGAGATGAGCATTTCCGAGAATGTGGGGGCGATCAATAAATTCATGCGCGGCCTGCAAGTCCAGAAGTGGTTTCAGGAAGGCGAGGGGGCCGGGAAGAAAGCCGTGCAGTCCCTGAGCAAGCCGCTGGCCGACTTCATGAGCCGCGCCAAGAGCAGCACCCGCCACTTCTTCGATCCGGCCAGCGTCAACCCCTTTGCCATGATGGGCGTGCGTTATGTCGGCCCGGTGGACGGCCACAACGTTCAGGAACTGGTCTGGCTGATGGAACGGCTGGTGGATCTGGACGGCCCCACGATCCTGCATGTCGTGACCCGCAAGGGCAAGGGCCTGAGCTACGCCGAGGCGGACCCGATCTACTGGCATGGACCCGGCAAATTTGACCCGGACACCGGGGATTTCAAGGCCAGTAACGCGTACTCGTGGAGCGCCGCATTTGGCGACGCCGTGACCGAACTGGCCAAACGCGATCCGCGCACCTTCGTGATCACCCCCGCCATGCGCGAGGGCAGCGGGCTGGTGGGCTACAGCAAGGTGCACCCGCACCGTTATCTGGATGTAGGCATCGCCGAGGACGTGGCCGTGACCACCGCCGCTGGGATGGCCTTGCAGGGCCTGCGGCCCATCGTGGCAATCTATTCCACCTTCCTGCAACGCGCCTACGATCAGGTGCTGCACGACGTGGCGATTGAAAATCTGAACGTCACCTTCGCCATTGATCGCGCCGGGATCGTGGGGGCAGACGGTTCGACGCACAACGGCGTGTTCGATCTGAGCTACCTGCGCAGCATTCCCAACGTTCGGATCGGCCTGCCCAAAGACGCGAACGAGTTACGCGGCATGTTGAAATACGCGCAGGAACACGCCGGCCCCTTCGCCATCCGTTACCCCCGTGGCAACACTGCCAGGGTGCCGGAAGGAACTTGGCCCGAGCTGGAATGGGGGACCTGGGAGCGCGTCAAGGACGGCTCGGACGCCGTGATCCTGGCAGGCGGCAAGGCGTTGGAATACGCGCAGGCAGCGGCAGGCGATCTGCCGGGTGTCGGCGTGGTCAACGCCCGTTTCGTCAAGCCGCTGGACCTGAATATGCTGCGCGAACTGGCCGGGAGCGCCCGCACGATCATCACCGTGGAAGACAACACGCTGGTGGGCGGCTTCGGCAGCGCCGTGCTGGAGGCGTTGAACAGCATGGGCCTGAGCGTTCCCGTACGGACATTGGGCATCCCCGATGAGTTCCAGGATCACGCCACCACCGAGAGCGTCCACGCCCGCGCCGGAATCGACGCGCAGGCGATCCGCACCGTGCTGGCCGAGCTTGGGGTGGATGTACCGCTGGGCGTCTGA
- a CDS encoding TerD family protein → MIQQLQRGQRLTLDGLTAQPQLTLRAHLPGMETADLSVFGLNESRQLTDDRYFIFYNQKASPEQAITLNPSEHSFQVDLARLPLGIHRLVFVATTDEQPFSALRRGTASLMDERGDSVHFNVEGQMFQSERALILLEVYRYQGKWRVTGVGQGFSGGLQALLELMGGEVVAQEEMPLLQPDQSAHPDHTASQTPDKSFTPLLAAWEPLQSAPPRPAADAHACQNCGKRGSLFAPLKLNSEGLCRDCAHKAQEALGRFRTRFLAACADGVMEHHEWQDLQQTVLREELDAKTALDFVRTDALRLMERTLTLAYSDGIISSQEEIDFRDLARLLCIPPGLLAPLQSELVDLRAATSIREGHLPAVQTTVLLDAGEVAHLEVPATFRHVTATRSRDIVGRAVVTNRQIYFIGGAGEGGWNVQYGKILRIEERSDGVNLELSVKKGSGTYHHVSKPLILSATLDALVRLHKRLLLMPQTERASRSIPQNIKIAVWQRDQGKCVQCADNNYLEYDHVIPHSLGGASTENNLQLLCRRCNLQKSNKI, encoded by the coding sequence ATGATCCAGCAGCTTCAGCGCGGGCAAAGGCTCACACTCGACGGACTGACTGCCCAGCCGCAGCTCACCCTGCGGGCGCATTTGCCCGGCATGGAAACCGCTGATCTCAGCGTATTTGGCCTGAACGAATCCCGGCAACTGACGGATGATCGCTATTTCATCTTTTACAACCAGAAAGCCAGTCCTGAACAGGCCATCACACTCAACCCCTCAGAGCATTCGTTTCAGGTCGATCTAGCACGGTTGCCACTTGGCATACATCGCCTTGTCTTCGTGGCCACCACCGATGAGCAGCCGTTTTCCGCCCTTCGGCGTGGCACGGCCAGCCTGATGGATGAGCGTGGCGACAGTGTGCATTTCAATGTGGAAGGGCAGATGTTTCAGAGCGAGCGGGCGCTGATTCTGCTGGAGGTCTACCGCTACCAGGGAAAGTGGCGGGTCACGGGCGTGGGCCAGGGCTTTTCCGGCGGTTTGCAAGCATTGCTAGAGTTGATGGGTGGCGAGGTTGTGGCTCAGGAAGAAATGCCTCTTCTGCAGCCTGATCAATCCGCCCATCCTGACCACACGGCAAGCCAGACACCCGACAAATCTTTCACGCCGCTGCTTGCTGCCTGGGAACCCCTGCAATCGGCCCCGCCACGTCCCGCCGCTGATGCCCACGCCTGCCAGAACTGCGGCAAGCGGGGAAGTCTCTTCGCGCCGCTCAAGCTGAACAGCGAGGGCCTGTGCCGCGATTGCGCCCACAAGGCTCAGGAGGCGCTGGGGCGTTTCCGCACGCGCTTTCTGGCAGCCTGCGCGGACGGCGTCATGGAACATCATGAATGGCAGGACCTACAGCAAACCGTTTTGCGAGAAGAACTGGATGCCAAAACGGCCCTTGATTTTGTGAGGACCGACGCTCTGCGCCTGATGGAGCGGACACTCACCCTCGCCTATTCGGACGGAATCATCAGCTCGCAGGAGGAAATTGATTTTAGGGATCTGGCGCGTTTGCTCTGCATTCCGCCGGGCTTGCTGGCCCCCCTTCAAAGCGAACTTGTGGATTTGCGCGCCGCCACCAGCATCCGTGAAGGCCACCTACCCGCAGTTCAGACGACAGTTCTTCTGGACGCAGGCGAAGTGGCCCACTTGGAAGTTCCTGCCACTTTCCGGCATGTCACCGCCACCCGCAGCCGCGACATCGTTGGACGTGCGGTGGTGACCAACCGTCAGATTTACTTTATCGGCGGTGCAGGGGAAGGCGGCTGGAACGTCCAGTATGGGAAGATTCTTCGGATTGAGGAACGCTCAGACGGCGTGAATCTTGAGCTATCGGTCAAGAAGGGCAGCGGCACCTACCACCATGTCTCTAAGCCTCTTATTTTAAGTGCCACTCTGGACGCTTTAGTTCGGCTACATAAGCGGCTTTTACTGATGCCGCAGACTGAACGGGCAAGCCGCAGCATTCCACAGAACATCAAAATCGCCGTGTGGCAGCGGGATCAGGGAAAATGCGTTCAGTGTGCAGATAACAATTATCTGGAATATGACCATGTGATTCCCCATAGCCTGGGCGGCGCGAGTACCGAGAATAATTTGCAGCTTCTCTGTCGGCGCTGCAATTTGCAGAAAAGCAACAAAATTTAG
- the lipA gene encoding lipoyl synthase, whose translation MTQTEQKQTDHKEPKFIKNGIYRKDSVPVREKKPDWLKVTIPTGQVFGEVRKIVKEHRLHTVCEEAMCPNIGECWSRGTATFMLMGHICTRGCRFCAVDTGNPMGKLDLDEPQGVAESVALMGLKYVVLTSVDRDDLPDGGAYHFAKTVAAIKKLNPETRVEALTPDFSGNTHCVDLVLDSGVDTYAQNIETVRRLTHPVRDIRADYDQTLAVLAHAKRARPDVITKTSVMLGLGETREEIMQTMIDCRAAGVDVLTFGQYLRPTMHHLAVERYVTPAEFNEIREEGMKLGFLEIVSGPLVRSSYKAEQIVMDHPRGLPEHLTHIADGDQLSLI comes from the coding sequence ATGACGCAGACCGAACAGAAACAGACTGACCATAAAGAACCCAAGTTCATTAAGAATGGCATCTACCGCAAAGACAGCGTGCCCGTGCGCGAGAAGAAGCCTGACTGGCTGAAGGTCACCATCCCCACCGGACAGGTGTTCGGCGAGGTCCGCAAGATCGTCAAGGAACACCGCCTGCACACGGTCTGCGAGGAAGCCATGTGCCCCAACATCGGCGAGTGCTGGTCACGCGGCACCGCCACCTTCATGCTGATGGGGCATATCTGCACGCGCGGCTGCCGCTTCTGCGCCGTGGATACTGGCAACCCGATGGGTAAGCTGGACCTAGACGAGCCGCAGGGTGTGGCAGAGAGCGTGGCGCTGATGGGCCTGAAGTACGTCGTGCTGACCTCGGTAGACCGTGACGACCTGCCGGATGGCGGCGCGTACCACTTTGCCAAGACGGTGGCGGCCATTAAAAAGTTGAATCCCGAAACCCGTGTGGAAGCCCTGACCCCCGATTTCAGCGGCAACACCCACTGCGTCGATCTGGTGCTTGACAGTGGCGTGGACACCTATGCCCAGAACATCGAAACGGTGCGCCGCCTGACCCACCCGGTCCGTGACATCCGCGCCGACTATGACCAGACCCTCGCCGTGCTGGCCCATGCCAAACGCGCCCGCCCGGACGTGATCACCAAAACATCCGTGATGCTGGGCCTGGGCGAAACCCGCGAGGAAATTATGCAGACCATGATCGACTGCCGCGCGGCGGGCGTGGACGTGCTGACCTTCGGGCAGTACCTGCGCCCCACCATGCACCATCTGGCCGTGGAGCGTTACGTGACTCCCGCCGAATTCAATGAGATCCGCGAGGAAGGCATGAAACTGGGCTTCCTGGAAATCGTGTCGGGGCCGCTGGTCCGCTCGTCGTACAAGGCCGAGCAGATTGTGATGGACCACCCGCGCGGATTGCCCGAACACCTCACCCATATTGCCGATGGGGATCAGCTCAGCCTGATCTGA
- the lipB gene encoding lipoyl(octanoyl) transferase LipB: protein MKAPTFDTIDLGRVPYRDAWALQKEHHARVAAGGRPALLLVEHPPVLTLGRKAREGTNIIVTREYLEAQGIEVLEVERGGDVTYHGPGQLVAYAIFPVGRRVQDFLRLLEASTILALDALGLPDARPNPGYAGVYVDPREVNGLSYDQKIASFGVAVQKNVALHGLALNVTTNLQHFELIVPCGLSGTQMTSVEREYELRGLGQSPDMDSARKALSDAFTTTFETYDWTLPELAGAGS, encoded by the coding sequence ATGAAGGCCCCCACATTCGACACCATAGACCTGGGCCGCGTGCCGTACCGCGACGCCTGGGCCTTGCAGAAAGAACACCACGCGCGGGTGGCGGCAGGGGGCAGACCCGCGCTGCTGCTGGTGGAACACCCGCCCGTGCTGACGCTGGGCCGCAAGGCGCGCGAGGGAACCAACATCATCGTGACGCGCGAGTATCTGGAAGCGCAGGGCATTGAGGTGCTGGAAGTCGAGCGCGGCGGTGACGTGACCTACCACGGCCCCGGTCAACTGGTGGCCTACGCGATCTTCCCGGTGGGCCGGCGCGTGCAGGATTTCCTGCGCCTGCTGGAGGCCTCCACCATCCTGGCCCTGGATGCTCTGGGTCTGCCCGACGCCCGCCCCAACCCCGGCTACGCGGGCGTGTACGTCGATCCGCGTGAGGTCAACGGCCTCAGCTACGATCAGAAAATCGCCTCCTTCGGGGTGGCGGTGCAGAAGAACGTCGCTCTGCACGGGCTGGCGCTGAACGTGACCACCAACCTCCAGCATTTTGAATTGATCGTACCGTGTGGCCTGAGCGGTACACAGATGACCAGCGTGGAACGTGAATACGAACTGCGCGGTCTGGGCCAGAGTCCTGACATGGACAGCGCCCGCAAAGCACTTTCCGACGCCTTCACCACCACCTTTGAAACCTACGACTGGACGCTGCCGGAACTTGCCGGGGCGGGGAGCTGA
- a CDS encoding GNAT family N-acetyltransferase produces the protein MPELVSPSSHYQQSFIQAVREAQAAGSGLGDTLNWDVTQMEADFESVLADLRRYEPGHELPEGFVHSEHLWLVEGDVYLGRASLRHTLTPRLREFGGHIGYEIRPSVRRQGHGSTILRLTLERARGLGLDRVLITCDTDNLGSRGVIEGNGGVLEGEFVLASHPKPIRRYWITL, from the coding sequence ATGCCCGAACTCGTCTCTCCTTCCAGCCATTACCAGCAAAGTTTCATTCAAGCCGTGCGTGAGGCACAGGCCGCAGGGAGTGGTCTGGGCGACACCCTGAACTGGGACGTTACGCAAATGGAAGCCGACTTCGAGAGCGTGCTTGCCGATCTGCGCCGCTACGAGCCGGGCCACGAACTGCCGGAAGGCTTCGTGCACTCCGAACACCTCTGGCTGGTGGAGGGCGACGTTTACCTGGGCCGCGCCAGCCTGCGCCACACCCTCACCCCACGCCTGCGCGAATTTGGCGGCCATATCGGCTACGAAATCCGCCCCTCGGTGCGGCGGCAGGGCCACGGCAGCACCATCCTGCGCCTGACGCTGGAGCGGGCGCGTGGGCTGGGCCTGGACCGCGTTTTGATCACCTGTGACACCGATAATCTCGGCTCACGTGGGGTGATCGAGGGCAATGGCGGCGTGCTGGAGGGGGAATTCGTGCTGGCATCCCATCCAAAGCCGATACGCCGCTACTGGATTACGCTCTAG